Proteins encoded together in one Telopea speciosissima isolate NSW1024214 ecotype Mountain lineage chromosome 6, Tspe_v1, whole genome shotgun sequence window:
- the LOC122665539 gene encoding uncharacterized protein LOC122665539 → MNIQRHTSSPYRPQTNGPVEAANKNIKRTIQKMADKHNKWTDKLHYALWASRTSIRTSTGETPYSLVYGMEAVLLVELEIPSIRVMMDSDIPEANWIKTRFQELNLIDEKSMRAIDNMKKYKQRMIQTFNKKVVPHQLSVGDLVLKEQRAPIQNHEASSGPIGVALR, encoded by the coding sequence ATGAACATCCAAAGGCATACATCATCGCCTTACAGACCTCAAACCAATGGTCCGGTAGAGGCCGCCAACAAAAACATCAAGAGGACAATACAGAAAATGGCCGACAAGCACAATAAATGGACCGACAAGTTACACTATGCACTTTGGGCATCCAGAACATCCATCCGAACTTCGACTGGGGAAACACCCTACTCAttggtctatggaatggaagcagtccttctagtcgAATTAGAGATACCCTCCATTCGGGTCATGATGGATAGTGACATTCCAGAAGCAAATTGGATCAAGACAAGATTCCAAGAGCTAAACCTCATTGACGAGAAGAGCATGCGCGCCATCGATAATATGAAGAAGTACAAACAAAGGATGATACAAACATTCAATAAGAAGGTTGTACCACACCAACTATCCGTTGGTGATTTGGTGCTTAAAGAGCAACGAGCACCTATACAAAATCACGAGGCAAGTTCAGGCCCAATTGGAGTGGCCCTTAGATGA